In Nitrospira sp., a genomic segment contains:
- a CDS encoding MOSC domain-containing protein — MMRPTLPHIHQVSLSDGGVPKLAVSTAHVTVSGLAGDRQRNRKYHGGADRAVCLYSLEVIEALRAEGHSIAPGSSGENLTLAGLEWTQVRPGDRLTIGGTVQLEITSYTTPCRLNGQWFKDGDYGRIAQAAYPGWSRLYARVLREGTVTQSDAVVVEWLHGE; from the coding sequence GTGATGCGACCAACCCTTCCGCATATCCATCAGGTGAGTTTGTCTGACGGCGGCGTGCCGAAGTTGGCCGTCTCCACGGCGCATGTCACCGTGAGTGGATTGGCCGGTGATCGTCAACGCAACCGGAAGTATCATGGCGGAGCCGACCGGGCGGTCTGTCTGTATTCACTGGAGGTGATAGAGGCCTTGCGGGCAGAAGGTCATTCGATTGCGCCTGGTTCCTCCGGAGAGAATTTGACCCTGGCGGGACTCGAGTGGACGCAGGTACGGCCGGGCGACCGACTGACGATTGGCGGAACAGTGCAGTTGGAGATCACGAGTTATACGACACCCTGTCGGCTCAACGGACAGTGGTTCAAAGATGGAGATTACGGGCGGATCGCGCAGGCTGCCTACCCAGGATGGAGCCGATTATATGCACGAGTTCTCCGTGAAGGGACTGTCACCCAGAGTGATGCTGTGGTTGTAGAATGGCTGCATGGAGAGTGA